A window from Streptomyces sp. SAI-127 encodes these proteins:
- a CDS encoding FAD-dependent oxidoreductase — protein MSTVVIVGAGQAGSELAVALRQTGFGDRIVVVGAERHLPYQRPPLSKAFLRGTVEPDGLRTRALDAYTNAGIEIELDTAAIGIDRQRRSVTLADGRELRYAKLALTTGGSPRPLRFGSDHVAGRTLHHLDDAVSLRQELQSGGAILIVGGGFIGLETAAAATDMGIAVTLLEAQPRVLARACSPAVSAFVEREHRSHGVDLRAGTSVRSVARRDGALFAELSDNTVVRADLILAGVGIAPNDTLAAAAGLAVDDGVLVDAVARTEDPDIVAAGDCTRQWHGFLGRSVRLESVQNATDQARIAARTLCGKPTERFTAPWFWSDQYDHKLQMAGVPQAGDTAVVRGDPSSNSFAVVYLRNGVITGLHAVNRPRDFAAGRQLVTARAAITRAEASLEDLPLSELMKRHQPTVERRV, from the coding sequence GTGAGCACCGTCGTCATCGTCGGCGCGGGTCAGGCGGGCTCGGAACTGGCCGTGGCACTTCGGCAGACCGGCTTCGGCGACCGCATCGTCGTGGTCGGGGCCGAACGCCATCTGCCCTACCAGCGTCCGCCACTGTCCAAAGCGTTCTTGCGCGGCACGGTCGAACCGGACGGACTGCGGACTCGCGCCCTGGACGCCTACACCAACGCCGGTATCGAGATCGAACTCGACACTGCGGCGATCGGGATTGACCGCCAGAGACGATCCGTCACCTTGGCCGACGGGCGCGAGCTGCGCTACGCCAAGCTGGCCCTCACCACCGGTGGCAGTCCGCGGCCTCTCCGATTCGGCTCCGACCACGTCGCGGGCAGGACCCTGCATCACCTCGACGACGCAGTTTCGCTGCGGCAGGAACTCCAGTCCGGTGGCGCGATCCTTATCGTCGGCGGCGGATTCATCGGCCTTGAGACGGCGGCCGCCGCGACGGACATGGGGATCGCGGTGACGCTGCTGGAGGCCCAACCGCGAGTCCTGGCCCGGGCGTGCTCACCGGCCGTCTCCGCCTTCGTCGAACGCGAGCACCGCAGTCACGGCGTCGATCTGCGCGCAGGCACATCCGTCCGCAGCGTCGCCCGGCGCGACGGTGCCCTCTTTGCGGAGCTCAGCGATAACACCGTGGTCAGAGCCGACCTGATCTTGGCCGGTGTGGGGATCGCTCCGAACGACACCCTCGCCGCCGCCGCGGGGCTGGCCGTCGACGACGGTGTCCTGGTCGACGCCGTGGCCCGGACCGAGGATCCCGACATCGTCGCCGCGGGCGACTGCACACGGCAGTGGCACGGTTTCCTCGGCCGCAGCGTGCGCCTCGAGTCCGTTCAGAACGCCACTGACCAGGCCAGAATCGCGGCCCGGACCCTGTGCGGGAAGCCGACCGAACGCTTCACGGCGCCCTGGTTCTGGTCCGATCAGTACGACCACAAGCTCCAGATGGCCGGCGTGCCGCAGGCGGGCGACACAGCTGTCGTCCGCGGCGACCCGTCATCGAACTCCTTCGCAGTGGTGTATCTGCGCAACGGCGTCATCACCGGCCTGCACGCTGTCAACCGGCCGCGGGATTTCGCGGCCGGCCGGCAGCTCGTCACCGCGCGGGCCGCCATAACCCGGGCCGAAGCCTCCTTGGAAGACCTCCCGCTGTCCGAATTGATGAAGCGACACCAGCCCACCGTAGAAAGGCGTGTTTGA
- a CDS encoding cytochrome P450, translating into MAFDEFSRDFVETARELIRRDGTGLLKGPENSLVVLRNKDVRALAANPALGNMPADVLFWMATEMDLGSGPGVKPDPEQTAGFGQFLRNQVFTSNPPLHQPSRNILVRQLMPRKIMRFAPAAQRLAEELIEECAGREQIDFAHEYAGRFVTRFWAEQLGLSRDQAAHVQELIEEMNLTFLLSRSPEQSQRMFSAVATYMEVVGEAVRQAWAKKDNELLLDMAADLAAIDIEGEPEDIGTLVAANFFDGFHTVGVAIVNVIYRLLSNEAAHAQVRADPSLVANAFFEGTRLESPLMVSQRLALQDVEHQGVLIPAGTPVVMVWAAANRDPEVFTDPDSYQLTRTILHGTTFGGGGHLCPGRNVARMLTETVVTALTAPGIDIALVGGEPSWVPHSLMRHVTALPVTLRRAGK; encoded by the coding sequence ATGGCTTTCGACGAGTTTTCGCGCGACTTCGTCGAGACCGCCCGAGAGCTGATACGCCGGGACGGAACAGGACTTCTCAAGGGCCCGGAGAACAGCCTCGTCGTCCTGCGCAACAAGGACGTCAGGGCCCTGGCGGCGAATCCGGCTCTGGGCAACATGCCGGCAGACGTTCTGTTCTGGATGGCGACCGAGATGGATCTCGGCTCAGGACCCGGTGTGAAGCCCGACCCGGAGCAGACCGCCGGCTTCGGGCAGTTCCTGCGGAATCAGGTGTTCACGTCCAATCCCCCGTTGCACCAGCCGAGCCGCAACATCCTCGTCCGGCAGCTGATGCCCAGGAAGATCATGCGTTTCGCCCCTGCCGCGCAGCGCCTCGCAGAGGAACTCATCGAAGAGTGCGCAGGACGGGAGCAGATCGACTTCGCCCATGAATACGCCGGACGGTTCGTCACCCGCTTCTGGGCCGAGCAACTCGGCCTGAGCAGGGACCAGGCAGCACACGTCCAAGAGCTCATAGAGGAGATGAACCTGACCTTCCTGCTCTCCCGCTCCCCCGAACAGTCCCAGCGGATGTTCTCCGCTGTGGCGACCTACATGGAGGTGGTCGGGGAAGCGGTTCGGCAGGCCTGGGCCAAGAAGGACAACGAGTTGCTCCTCGACATGGCGGCCGACCTCGCCGCGATCGACATCGAGGGCGAGCCGGAGGACATCGGTACGCTGGTAGCCGCGAACTTCTTCGACGGCTTCCACACGGTCGGCGTGGCCATCGTGAACGTCATCTACCGCTTGCTGAGCAATGAAGCGGCGCATGCACAGGTCCGGGCCGACCCGTCGCTGGTCGCCAACGCCTTCTTTGAGGGCACCCGTCTGGAGTCGCCGCTGATGGTCAGTCAGCGGCTGGCCTTGCAGGACGTCGAGCACCAGGGTGTGCTCATCCCCGCCGGTACCCCGGTCGTCATGGTCTGGGCTGCGGCAAACCGCGACCCCGAGGTGTTCACCGATCCCGACAGCTACCAGCTGACCCGGACGATCCTGCACGGCACGACCTTCGGTGGCGGCGGTCACCTGTGTCCGGGCAGGAACGTGGCCCGGATGCTCACCGAGACCGTCGTGACAGCGCTGACCGCACCCGGTATCGACATCGCGCTGGTCGGGGGCGAGCCTTCGTGGGTGCCTCACTCTCTGATGCGGCACGTGACGGCCCTGCCTGTCACCCTCCGCCGGGCGGGCAAGTGA
- a CDS encoding MFS transporter — MLPDFDSPAPALAGSVGQAIAHGPAEPVTRRWTTLYGLVWFGFWMANLVPLQLLLPQQLETIDPASKVYDFAVVNGVSGLVALIALPLCGALCDRSRSSFGRRRLWLAAGAVAFAAGLIVTGAQTTVTGVAVAWAASMIGLSAATAGLTAVIADRVPESQRGMISSAIYGPQALGVVVGIALVSAFGLSPMSGFAIIAVLLIVCIVPFLTAHRDIAFNVEAPLNIPELIASMGSSLRNREFAWAFGGRLLVNLANSLGTCYTLYFLTDGLKVSDPAGSLLACTVLYLLAGLLATAAAGVLSDRLGRRRIFVALAALLQAASGFLLASTPSLTVMMVASALMGGGFGEYMAVDQALITQVLPDAESRAKDLGIMNIGSVVPPAIAPLIAGVVISSNRGYPLLFALVGAAAAVGALLVYRIRSVR, encoded by the coding sequence ATGCTCCCCGACTTCGACTCCCCCGCTCCAGCCCTTGCGGGCTCCGTCGGCCAGGCCATCGCCCATGGACCAGCCGAACCCGTCACACGTCGCTGGACCACCCTGTACGGCCTGGTCTGGTTCGGCTTCTGGATGGCGAATCTCGTCCCCCTCCAGCTTCTGCTCCCTCAGCAACTGGAGACGATCGACCCGGCCTCCAAGGTCTACGACTTCGCCGTGGTCAACGGTGTCTCCGGACTGGTCGCCCTCATCGCCCTGCCCCTGTGCGGCGCCCTGTGCGATCGCTCCCGCAGCTCCTTCGGCCGACGCAGACTCTGGCTCGCAGCAGGCGCGGTGGCCTTCGCCGCCGGGCTGATCGTCACCGGCGCGCAGACGACCGTGACCGGTGTGGCGGTGGCGTGGGCTGCCAGCATGATCGGGCTCAGCGCAGCCACCGCCGGGCTCACCGCCGTCATCGCCGACCGTGTGCCCGAGAGCCAGCGCGGCATGATCTCCAGCGCCATCTACGGTCCCCAGGCCCTCGGCGTGGTCGTCGGCATCGCCCTCGTATCGGCCTTCGGGCTGTCCCCCATGTCCGGCTTCGCCATCATCGCGGTCCTACTGATCGTCTGCATAGTGCCGTTCCTGACCGCCCATCGCGACATTGCTTTCAATGTCGAGGCGCCGCTCAACATCCCAGAACTGATCGCGTCCATGGGCAGCTCGCTCAGAAACCGGGAATTCGCCTGGGCCTTCGGCGGACGGCTCCTGGTGAACCTGGCGAACTCGCTGGGCACGTGTTACACGCTCTACTTCCTCACCGACGGCCTCAAGGTCTCCGATCCGGCCGGCAGTCTGCTGGCCTGCACCGTGCTCTATCTCCTCGCCGGCCTTCTGGCCACCGCCGCCGCCGGCGTGCTGTCCGACCGCCTCGGCCGACGACGGATCTTCGTCGCCCTGGCGGCGCTCCTCCAGGCGGCTTCCGGCTTCCTGCTGGCGAGCACCCCAAGCCTCACCGTCATGATGGTGGCATCTGCTCTCATGGGTGGTGGCTTCGGTGAATACATGGCCGTCGACCAGGCTTTGATCACACAAGTCCTCCCCGACGCCGAGAGCCGGGCCAAGGACCTCGGCATCATGAACATCGGCTCGGTCGTACCCCCTGCAATCGCCCCGCTGATCGCCGGCGTGGTCATCAGTTCCAATCGCGGCTACCCGCTCCTGTTCGCCCTCGTAGGCGCGGCCGCAGCCGTCGGAGCGCTCCTCGTGTACCGCATCCGTTCCGTCCGCTAA
- a CDS encoding amino acid deaminase/aldolase translates to MAQLHRATEHLDPPFAVVDLDAFDANAEDLTRRTDGLATIRVASKSVRSRELIQRAAQWEGYHGILAFTLPEALWLAEDHEDVVIGYPTADRTALQQLAMDERAAARITLMIDSVGQLDFIDNVVGASRPDLRVCIDLDAALELAGGRIHLGPYRSPVHSPRQAAALAREIESRPGFRLAGVMSYEGQIAGLGDNQPGSPLKRAALRAMQRFSARELADRRAAAIAAVEAVAPLEFVNGGGTGSIEQTASEHVITEIGAGSGLYGPGLFDFYRRFRPRPAAYFVMSVVRRPTDRIATVLGGGWVASGPTGRDRQPTLAWPQGLRMNPLEGAGEVQTPVLGTAAHGLRLGDHVWFRHAKAGELCERVNTLHLVAKSEHVGQVLTYRGEGHAFL, encoded by the coding sequence ATGGCCCAACTGCACCGGGCCACCGAGCACTTGGATCCGCCGTTCGCCGTGGTGGACCTGGACGCCTTCGACGCCAACGCCGAGGATCTGACGCGCCGGACAGACGGGCTCGCCACCATCCGCGTGGCCAGCAAGTCGGTCCGCAGCCGCGAGTTGATCCAGCGTGCCGCCCAGTGGGAGGGCTACCACGGCATCCTCGCCTTCACTCTGCCCGAGGCCCTGTGGTTGGCCGAAGACCACGAGGACGTGGTCATCGGCTATCCGACCGCGGACCGCACCGCGCTGCAGCAGCTCGCGATGGACGAGCGTGCAGCCGCCCGCATCACCCTCATGATCGACTCTGTCGGCCAACTGGACTTCATCGACAATGTGGTGGGCGCATCCCGGCCCGACCTGCGCGTGTGTATCGACCTGGACGCCGCGCTGGAACTGGCCGGCGGCCGCATCCACCTGGGCCCGTACCGCTCCCCTGTGCACTCCCCGCGACAGGCCGCAGCACTCGCCCGGGAGATCGAGAGCCGGCCCGGGTTCCGCCTGGCCGGAGTGATGTCCTATGAGGGCCAGATCGCCGGTCTCGGCGACAACCAGCCCGGCTCCCCCCTCAAACGGGCAGCGCTCCGCGCCATGCAGCGCTTCTCCGCTCGCGAACTGGCCGACCGGCGCGCCGCCGCCATCGCCGCCGTCGAGGCCGTCGCACCGCTGGAGTTCGTCAACGGCGGCGGCACCGGCTCCATCGAGCAGACCGCGTCCGAGCACGTCATCACCGAGATCGGCGCCGGATCGGGCCTGTACGGGCCGGGCCTGTTCGACTTCTACCGGCGCTTCCGCCCACGGCCTGCCGCCTACTTCGTCATGTCGGTCGTACGCCGCCCGACCGACAGGATCGCCACCGTGCTCGGGGGCGGCTGGGTCGCTTCCGGACCGACCGGCCGTGACCGTCAGCCCACCCTGGCCTGGCCTCAGGGCCTGCGGATGAACCCCCTGGAAGGTGCGGGGGAGGTGCAGACGCCGGTGCTCGGCACGGCAGCGCACGGATTGCGCCTCGGGGACCACGTGTGGTTCCGGCACGCCAAGGCCGGCGAACTGTGCGAGCGGGTGAACACCCTCCACCTGGTGGCCAAGAGCGAGCACGTCGGTCAGGTCCTCACCTACCGGGGTGAAGGACACGCCTTCCTCTGA
- a CDS encoding SDR family NAD(P)-dependent oxidoreductase — translation MSETPENSRVLLVTGAASGIGAAIAQLAVARGHRVMLTDVNEQAVQARVSSLGSRAAGCVLDIRDPAAWVKAFEAAEAAFGAVDVLVNNAGITHTGHATDLSPQQHRDIVEVNLLGTITGTCTAIERMTAKGHGHIITVCSMTAFLPLPGYATYCGSKYGMRAFHHSVALEERDGPLDFTIIHPPSTRTDMLEQEMADPACAISFAEKSYAPEEIAKTVVDAIASKPVEVVFPPLGGRVQRIAGVFPRLMRWVIPLAEARGRRHRERLIAKTGAHQPGTAQPSDRSTV, via the coding sequence ATGAGTGAAACGCCTGAAAACAGCCGGGTCCTTCTCGTGACCGGCGCGGCCTCCGGCATCGGTGCCGCGATCGCACAGTTGGCGGTCGCGCGCGGTCATCGGGTGATGCTGACCGATGTCAATGAGCAGGCCGTGCAGGCCCGCGTGAGCAGCCTGGGCAGCCGGGCCGCCGGGTGCGTGCTGGACATCCGCGATCCGGCAGCCTGGGTGAAGGCGTTCGAAGCGGCGGAGGCCGCGTTCGGAGCCGTGGACGTTCTGGTCAACAACGCGGGCATCACTCACACCGGCCATGCAACTGATCTCAGCCCTCAGCAGCATCGCGACATCGTCGAGGTCAATCTGCTGGGCACCATCACGGGCACCTGCACGGCGATCGAGCGGATGACCGCAAAGGGCCACGGCCACATCATCACCGTCTGCAGCATGACGGCATTCCTCCCGCTGCCCGGATACGCCACCTACTGCGGCTCGAAGTACGGGATGCGGGCCTTCCACCACAGCGTGGCCCTGGAGGAGCGCGACGGGCCCCTGGACTTCACCATCATCCACCCTCCGTCCACGCGCACGGACATGCTCGAGCAGGAGATGGCCGACCCCGCTTGCGCCATCTCCTTCGCCGAGAAGTCATACGCACCCGAAGAGATCGCCAAGACCGTCGTCGACGCGATCGCCTCCAAGCCGGTCGAGGTGGTGTTTCCGCCGCTGGGCGGACGGGTCCAGCGGATCGCCGGCGTCTTCCCCCGCCTGATGCGGTGGGTGATCCCGCTCGCCGAGGCCAGGGGCCGACGGCACCGGGAGCGCCTCATCGCCAAGACGGGCGCCCACCAGCCCGGCACGGCACAGCCTTCGGACCGGTCCACCGTCTGA
- a CDS encoding SMP-30/gluconolactonase/LRE family protein gives MKRMTSVALSGFGVPESLRWHQGALWFSDLAHGTVHRWDGSGEAETVLKVPGRAGGLGWLPDGRMLVASMDGGVVYRLEADGGLVEHADLRHLVGGPVNDMLVDPIGRAYVGNFGFDYHAFAREHANAMLYAPPGPPKTPIACLAPDGTLLGVTEPVLFPNGCVLTADGATMVAAETLAMRLSAFPVLPDGTLGEPRPWAPLISPLLWHAVNYPGLLGRITRRVSALLDHPAIAKRSASPIAPDGIAWHSDGTTMWIANALRGECVRVAEGGRVLDRVATSQNTLSCLAAGLDGRTLFAATVPTDDPVRAAELNGGRIEMFRL, from the coding sequence ATGAAGCGGATGACATCGGTCGCCTTGAGCGGCTTCGGTGTTCCCGAGTCCCTGCGCTGGCATCAGGGAGCCCTGTGGTTCTCCGATCTCGCCCACGGCACGGTGCACCGCTGGGACGGCAGCGGAGAAGCCGAGACGGTGCTCAAGGTCCCTGGCCGGGCCGGCGGGCTCGGCTGGCTCCCGGACGGGCGCATGCTCGTCGCCTCCATGGACGGAGGCGTCGTCTACCGGCTGGAAGCAGACGGCGGACTCGTCGAGCACGCGGATCTGCGGCACCTTGTCGGCGGCCCGGTCAACGACATGCTCGTCGATCCGATAGGACGCGCGTACGTCGGCAACTTCGGCTTCGACTACCACGCGTTCGCCCGCGAGCACGCGAACGCCATGCTCTACGCGCCACCCGGCCCACCGAAGACGCCGATCGCATGCCTGGCGCCTGACGGAACTTTGCTGGGCGTGACGGAACCGGTGCTCTTCCCCAACGGATGTGTCCTCACGGCCGACGGCGCCACTATGGTGGCGGCCGAAACCCTCGCCATGCGGCTCTCCGCCTTCCCCGTGCTACCGGACGGCACCCTGGGCGAGCCGCGACCCTGGGCCCCGCTGATCTCACCGCTCCTGTGGCATGCGGTGAACTACCCGGGACTGCTCGGCAGGATCACCCGGCGCGTCTCGGCGCTCCTGGACCACCCGGCCATCGCCAAGCGCTCCGCCTCGCCGATCGCCCCCGACGGCATCGCCTGGCACAGCGACGGCACAACGATGTGGATCGCGAACGCTTTGCGCGGCGAATGCGTGCGCGTGGCCGAGGGCGGCCGCGTCCTCGATCGCGTCGCGACCAGCCAGAACACCCTGAGCTGCCTGGCCGCGGGACTCGACGGGCGCACCTTGTTCGCGGCGACGGTTCCGACCGACGATCCCGTCCGCGCCGCCGAGCTGAACGGCGGTCGCATCGAGATGTTTCGCCTGTGA
- a CDS encoding aldehyde dehydrogenase family protein, giving the protein MAQTRSLSPGGARADTPIAVDNPATGEVVGHVTDASAEEVAQAVARARRAQPGWAELSTRSRAEFFARGRQWLLAHRQEITDSIVAENGKAEEDAIVEIVYCVNAFAYWAKHARHYLAETKIRSLSPFVLGRSMYTRRVPLGVVGVIGPWNNPLINSFGDAIPALAAGNAVVLKPSEYTPLTALLMEKMTRECGWPRGVFQVVTGAGTTGQALVDAADFVMFTGSTKTGRAVAARAGERLIPCSLELGGKDALVVLADASLERAVNVTLHGALCNGGQMCTSVERVYVEEPLYDAFVARLRERFQEVTSGRPAGLGSTDVGAMTFPPQMATIEDHVEDAVSRGARVLAGGHATPGPGRFFEPTLLVDVDHTMKCMREETFGPTLPVMKVASAEEAVRLVNDSTYGLQATIISSNMKHARHLAEQLEAGCVTINDAQTNYMALGLPMGGWKESGLGVRHGAEGIRKYTRLQAVSVNRFPMRRDLHMIPFDPSAYRSILRLVDVMYGNRLRRRNK; this is encoded by the coding sequence GTGGCTCAGACTCGATCGCTCAGCCCAGGTGGCGCCCGGGCGGACACGCCCATAGCAGTGGACAATCCGGCCACCGGAGAAGTGGTCGGCCACGTCACGGACGCGTCGGCGGAAGAGGTGGCGCAGGCGGTCGCACGAGCCCGGCGGGCGCAGCCGGGCTGGGCGGAACTGAGTACCCGCAGCCGTGCGGAATTCTTCGCGCGCGGCCGTCAGTGGCTGCTGGCCCACCGACAGGAGATCACGGACTCCATCGTCGCGGAGAACGGCAAGGCGGAAGAGGACGCGATCGTCGAGATCGTCTACTGCGTCAACGCCTTCGCCTACTGGGCCAAGCATGCGCGGCACTACCTCGCCGAGACGAAGATCCGCTCACTCTCGCCGTTCGTGCTCGGGCGCAGCATGTACACCCGCCGCGTACCGCTCGGCGTCGTCGGCGTCATCGGTCCGTGGAACAACCCGTTGATCAACTCCTTCGGTGACGCCATCCCCGCCCTGGCCGCAGGCAACGCAGTCGTCCTCAAGCCCTCCGAGTACACGCCGCTGACCGCGCTGCTCATGGAGAAGATGACCCGTGAGTGCGGCTGGCCCCGGGGCGTCTTCCAGGTCGTGACCGGCGCTGGCACCACCGGCCAGGCTCTCGTCGACGCCGCCGACTTCGTGATGTTCACCGGATCGACCAAGACCGGCCGGGCCGTCGCAGCGCGGGCGGGCGAGCGGCTCATCCCGTGCTCACTCGAACTCGGCGGCAAAGACGCCCTGGTCGTGCTGGCCGACGCCTCCCTGGAACGAGCCGTGAACGTCACCCTGCACGGTGCCCTGTGCAACGGGGGCCAGATGTGCACGTCCGTGGAGCGGGTCTACGTGGAGGAACCCCTCTACGACGCATTCGTCGCCAGGCTTCGCGAGCGGTTCCAGGAGGTCACCTCAGGCAGGCCGGCGGGGCTGGGCAGTACCGACGTGGGCGCCATGACCTTCCCGCCCCAGATGGCGACTATCGAGGACCATGTCGAGGACGCCGTGAGCCGAGGGGCCCGCGTACTCGCGGGAGGCCACGCCACCCCAGGCCCCGGCCGGTTCTTCGAACCCACCTTGCTCGTCGACGTCGACCACACCATGAAATGCATGCGCGAGGAGACCTTCGGCCCCACGCTGCCCGTCATGAAGGTCGCGAGCGCGGAAGAGGCCGTCCGGCTCGTCAACGACAGCACCTACGGCCTGCAGGCCACCATCATCAGCTCCAACATGAAGCACGCCCGGCACCTCGCGGAGCAGCTCGAGGCCGGCTGCGTCACCATCAACGACGCCCAGACCAACTACATGGCCCTCGGCCTGCCCATGGGCGGCTGGAAGGAATCAGGCCTCGGCGTCCGGCACGGCGCCGAAGGAATCCGCAAATACACCCGGCTCCAAGCGGTCAGCGTGAACCGATTCCCGATGCGCCGCGACCTTCACATGATCCCGTTCGACCCCTCGGCCTACCGGTCCATCCTGCGCCTGGTGGATGTCATGTACGGCAACCGCCTGCGCCGCCGGAACAAGTGA
- a CDS encoding class II aldolase/adducin family protein, whose protein sequence is MTTTPAPHASVGAMPEGVTLPLPQQNLSVEEERQVRKQELAAAFRLFARFGFSEGVAGHITARDPENPSAFWVNPFGMSFSQIRVSDLILVDHDGKLLEGKRPVNNAAFCIHSEVHRARPDVIAAAHTHSVHGKAFSSLGVPLDPITQDACAFFEDHGIYSDYRGVVNDTEEGRKIGVALGDAKAVILQNHGLLTVGASVAEAAWYFITMERSCQAQLLAMAAGKPKLMDSETARMVRAQITGALPGWFQFRPLWDQVTAEQPDLFD, encoded by the coding sequence ATGACCACGACCCCCGCCCCGCACGCGTCTGTCGGAGCCATGCCCGAAGGCGTCACCCTGCCGCTGCCCCAGCAGAACCTGAGCGTCGAGGAAGAGCGCCAGGTCCGCAAGCAGGAACTCGCCGCCGCCTTCCGCCTGTTCGCCCGGTTCGGATTCTCCGAAGGCGTCGCCGGGCACATCACCGCCCGCGACCCGGAGAACCCCTCAGCCTTCTGGGTCAATCCCTTCGGCATGTCGTTCAGCCAGATACGCGTCTCCGACCTCATCCTCGTCGACCACGACGGCAAGCTTCTGGAAGGCAAGCGCCCGGTCAACAACGCCGCCTTCTGCATCCACTCCGAAGTGCACCGGGCCAGGCCGGACGTGATCGCAGCCGCACACACTCACTCCGTGCACGGCAAGGCCTTCTCCAGCCTCGGCGTCCCGCTGGACCCGATCACCCAGGACGCCTGTGCCTTCTTCGAGGACCACGGCATCTACTCGGACTACCGCGGGGTCGTCAACGACACCGAGGAAGGCCGGAAGATCGGTGTGGCCCTGGGCGACGCCAAGGCGGTCATCCTGCAAAACCACGGACTGCTCACAGTCGGGGCGTCCGTGGCCGAAGCCGCCTGGTACTTCATCACCATGGAACGCTCCTGCCAGGCTCAACTCCTTGCCATGGCCGCGGGCAAGCCGAAGCTCATGGACTCCGAGACGGCCCGGATGGTGCGGGCGCAGATCACCGGCGCCCTGCCGGGCTGGTTCCAGTTCCGCCCACTGTGGGACCAGGTCACCGCGGAACAGCCCGACCTGTTCGACTGA